From the Oryza glaberrima chromosome 5, OglaRS2, whole genome shotgun sequence genome, one window contains:
- the LOC127772662 gene encoding uncharacterized protein LOC127772662: MPVISWLHELCSPTCCLGAPSSPPHPPANSDAKKDDAMAAAADNEVAVITHRTVDANGLRMHVAEAGPPGAPPVLLLHGFPQVWYAWRHQMRALADAGYRAVAPDLRGYGDSDAPAAELQYTAMHVVGDLVALLDAVVGAGKPVFVVAHDWGALTAWNLCLFRPDRVRALVSLSVAFTPRSPARRPVDGLRALYGDDYYICRIQEPGAIEAEFARLGTELVLRKFLAYRTPGPLMMPKSGWGSPDDEVPLPSWITEEDIKYYASKFDKTSFTGGLNYYRALNKTWELTAPWTGAEIKVPVKFIVGDLDLTYHTPGIQDFIHKGGFKKYVPLLDDVVVMKGVGHFINEEKPKEVSEHVISFIRKLSAEM, encoded by the exons ATGCCCGTGATATCCTGGCTCCACGAGCTCTGCTCCCCCACCTGCTGCCTCGGCGCGCCGTCGTCCCCTCCTCATCCCCCCGCCAACTCCGACGCCAAGAAAGACGacgcgatggccgccgccgccgataaCGAGGTGGCCGTCATCACCCACCGCACCGTCGACGCCAACGGCCTGCGGATGCACGTCGCGGAGGCCGGCCCGCCCGGCGCGCCCCCGGTGCTGCTCCTCCACGGGTTCCCGCAGGTGTGGTACGCCTGGCGCCACCAGAtgcgcgcgctcgccgacgcAGGGTACCGCGCCGTGGCGCCCGACCTGCGCGGGTACGGCGACTCCgacgcgcccgccgccgagctGCAGTACACGGCGATGCACGTCGTGGGCGACCTGGTGGCGCTCCTCGACGCCGTGGTCGGCGCGGGGAAGCCGGTGTTCGTGGTGGCGCACGACTGGGGCGCGCTCACGGCGTGGAACCTGTGCCTGTTCCGCCCCGACAGGGTGAGGGCACTCGTCTCCCTCAGTGTCGCGTTCACCCCACGGAGCCCCGCGAGGAGGCCCGTCGACGGCCTGAGGGCGCTCTACGGCGACGACTATTACATCTGCCGGATCCAG GAGCCTGGAGCGATCGAAGCTGAGTTCGCACGGCTCGGCACGGAGCTGGTGCTGAGGAAGTTCTTGGCTTACCGGACTCCTGGCCCGCTGATGATGCCAAAGAGCGGGTGGGGGTCGCCGGACGACGAGGTGCCATTGCCGAGCTGGATAACAGAGGAGGACATCAAGTACTACGCGAGCAAGTTCGACAAGACTAGTTTCACCGGAGGATTGAACTACTACCGCGCCCTCAACAA gACATGGGAGCTAACAGCACCCTGGACTGGAGCTGAGATAAAGGTGCCAGTGAAGTTCATTGTTGGAGACTTGGATTTGACATATCATACTCCAGGCATTCAGGATTTTATTCACAAAGGTGGCTTCAAAAAGTATGTACCGCTGCTGGATGATGTCGTGGTCATGAAGGGTGTCGGCCACTTCATCAATGAAGAAAAGCCAAAGGAAGTTAGTGAGCATGTAATCAGCTTCATAAGAAAGTTATCGGCTGAAATGTGA